The Nicotiana tabacum cultivar K326 chromosome 1, ASM71507v2, whole genome shotgun sequence genome segment gctcggtcactcaagaattctcgaagatgcccgttgttgaataaccaGGCTACTTCCTCCCTCAACTATCGGAAATCCttcgttctgtggccatgagtgccatgatatttgcacatctggttTAATCCCTTTGGGTTGGGTCGtactgtagaggtcgaggctatttggtatctttgatgcgtttgatagccgatacgatggcagCAGCATCAAcgttaaagttatattccgataaccttgGTGCTTCTTTAGGTCTGATAGGCCTGTCGAAACCGTTCTTGTTCATGAGTCCCCGGCTACTCAGACCTCggtcatttctcctttcatttcaCATAGAACTCCATCCGAACCCACTACTTCTTCGTTCCTCATTGAACGGCTGATACCGATCCATGTTCGGCCTTGGTTCACGATCGATATCTCTCTTAACTCTGTCGATGGGTCTAACAGGATAAACGGATCTGGAAGGAGCCCCTAGTTGATCATCTTCGAttttgatcttcgattgataccgattatgcaTATCAGCCCAAGTGACAGCCGAATATTCTATCAGATTCTGCTTCAATTGCTATGAAGCCACCGAACTGcgaacattgagtccttgggtaaaagtttgaatggcccaatcatcagcgatcggtggcaggtccatccgttccatttgaaaacgagacacGAACTCTTTGAGCATTTCATTatcctttttccttattttgaagaggtctgacttcctagtttcgaccttgatagccccagTGTGTGCTTTCACaaaggagtctgcaagcatagcaaatatGTCAATATAATTAGGAGGTAAgctgtgataccatatcatagctccctttgacaaggtttctccgaatttcttcagcaagacagactcgatctcatcatcctccaagtcgtttcTTTTGATGGTGTACGTGTatgaagtgacatgctcatttgggtcagTCGTCttgttgtacttaggaatctcgggcatataGAATTTTTAGGGATCGGATTTGGAGCCGCACTCGGAGGGAAAggtttttgtacaaacttcttggaatccaagccTTTCAGCATTGGCGGCGCTCCTGGGATCtagtcgaccctggagttgtaggtttccacctttttgtcgctTGCTTAGATTTTTTTTTCTCCCCCGATTCTATCCAtttgtcagctcctcgagcatttttatgatctcgTGGTTAGTACCTGACTCGTTCCCACTCGGCCTCTCCGCGATCGGTTCTCCCCTGCGGGTGATTTTTCGGGACATATCGGGTTCAATTCTGCTCAGTGTGCGGTTTTGGTTTTGCAACTAAGCTATCGTCACCTGTTGAGCCTATAATATTTCGAAGATCATCCGTAGATTGATTCCGTCTCCTCCATTATTTTGAGTATTCTGCGTCGTCGATCGGGTTCCACCACGGATGCTATTCACGGGGTCGGTAGGCAGGTTTGTGTCGATAGCCATATGCGAGTTGGCATCCAACGGGTCCGCGACTGGAATTCCAATGGGATCTACGGGCGGTACCTCGTTAGCGGgtgctatgttgttattttcaccaTGGGGACCGGACTCATTGTCAGCAAGTAGGAGTGCCAATTGTGAATTTGACATTTTGAGCTTTAACCTGAAATgagagacacttcaaagaacaagtgtaaaatagtatgtgttatggaaatttgtatcaaataatcactattatctttagccccgtggtgggcgccaaactgtttatccgcaaaatcggataacaattgaatttataagtggttttaaggatacgtggattaaatTGACACAAAGCGATATATTGAATTACAATTGAAATAAAGTGCGATAAAGTGAATTCGAATCACACGAATCGAGCGATAATAGCCTTGGAGAGTGAAACACCCTTGAAGAGAATGCACTTTGATCAGAATAAAAACACAATTGAATAAGAACTTTTAGAGAGAAAATAAAAGTATATTGCTTTGGGATGCGTGTTACGATGTCTTTACAACTAAtcagaccctctttatatagtcggggagtcctactttaggtacaactctataaaaggtaaaaaaatctcaTGCTTTGCTAATTAACCGTTTTCTCATTAATACATGCCGAGATTCCTGCCGTGATATCcgaccggttacggatatttTGGCCTTCCGATATTTGGTCCGACAATGTTTCCTCGAGCTCATTcggagtcggggtcgattccggGGTCATGAACTCGATGATCTCGAAGGCGGGTGTTCTCACCTCGTACCGTGGTTCGATGGAACCCAGGGTCGATCTTCAATGGGGAAGTTCTTATTATTTAGGTTAGTTAGGTATttccatttcaaaaaaaaaaagtaaaaaataaaaattggaacATTTCAATCCCGATCTATCATAGATgagcccgatttcgaccgtatacaacaTGCTAGCTAGTGCATGTGATAGAACCAACACCAACTAATAACAAATAGAGCACAAACCATACTGCATTGCGACCATTACGGATATAGCAACATGGTTTGAAAATAGATTCACCTTGTTGACTCTGTGTATCAACAGAGATAATCATTTAATTAGCATCAACAAcgacaacaataacaaaaaaaatctAGTGTAATCCTACAAATGAAATTTGGGGAGGCTAGTGTGTACGCAAATTTTATCACTACCTTAAAGGTAGAGAGTATGTTTCCGATAGACTTTCGGCTCAAGAGACCATTTAATCGGCATCAATTCCAACAATTTATATAGGCCAAATACATCGACAACCCCTCAAACTTGATAGAATATTTCATTTTGTTtacaatttttattaaatttaataGTTAGAGTTTGTTAAGTATGTAACACAGATCAAAGTGCTCATTCTTGGAAAACTTAGAGAACCAAGACGACTCGGAAATATATTTAAGGGTCGAGCAACCTAGCATTTTAACCCTTTTTTTAGCCAACTAGGATGTGGAACTTGGGTTTTGTTATAACTCGGCTCTGGAATCGTATGGTACTAGCAACCTAAGAACCAGATGAAAATAGCAATATTAATAACCAGTAACAAGGACAAGGTACTTGAAAATACATTATACGAGGTTAAATTTGAAAATTGTTACCATTATATATAGACAAATATTTTGCCCCACCATACCGGCTCTCCCTCAAAATATGAATGACATGCAATCACATAACATCAGTGGAGAGAGCACAAAACGATACATTCTGAAAAAATGCATTGCCCTTTTGCTTTCATGTGCCTCTTCAACTTACAAATTCAAGCAAGTACATGCATTTTCCATCAGACGTGGCATCCCTTTGTCAAGCCCAGAAATGGGCAAGTACTTGATTTTCTCTCTAGTTTCCCTTTCAGGTCCAATGCGTTACGCCCAGAAAATCTTTTATCAAATTCAATTTCCAAATATCTTTACTTGGAATACAATGATTAGAGGTTATGCTGAGAGTGAAAACCCGTATCCAGCTATTGAAATACACAATGAAATGTGTGTGAATTCTGTTGCACCTGATACACATACATACCCTTTTGTGTTAAAAGCTATTGCGAAAGTGATTGATGTTAGGGAAGGAGAAAAAGTGCATTGCGTTACGATTAGAAATGGGTTTGAATCGTTGGTGTTTGTTCAGAATTCTTTGGTTCATTTTTATGGAGCTATTGGTCAAGCAGAGAATGCACATAAGGTGTTTGAGGAAATGTCTGACAAGAATCTTGTGGCGTGGAATTCAGTGATTAATGGGTATGCTTTGAATAGTCGACCTAATGAAACGTTGACCCTTTATAGGAGAATGGCTTTTGAGGGTGTTAAGCCTGATGGGTTTACTTTGGTTAGTTTGTTGACTGCTTCTGCTGAGCTTGGTGCTTTAGCTTTGGGTAGAAGGGCGCATGTGTTTATGTTGAAGGTGGGTTTGGATAAGAATTTGCATGCTGCAAATGCCCTTTTGGATCTTTATGCTAAATGTGGGAATGTAAAAGAGGCAGAGCAAATTTTTGATGAGTTGGAGGAGGATAGTGTAGTTTCTTGGACCTCTTTGATTGTAGGTTTGGCTGTTAACGGGTTTGGTGAGAGAGCACTTGAGCTTTTCAAGGAAATGGAAAGAAAAGGATTTGTTCCTACTGAGATCACATTTGTTGGGGTGTTATATGCCTGTAGCCATTGTGGTTTGGTGGACAAAGGCTTTGCTTACTTTGAAAGGATGCAAAAGGAGTTTGGAATTAAGCCGAAAATTGAACACTATGGCTGCATGGTTGATTTATTAGGAAGGGCTGGTTTAGTGGAAAAGGCGTACAAGTATATTACAGACATGCCATTGCAACCCAATGCGGTGATTTGGCGAACATTACTCGGTGCCTGCTCAATACATGGTCATTTAGCTCTAGCGGAGATGACCAGAAATCACCTTAAGCTGTTAGAACCTAAACATTCTGGAGATTATGTGCTCCTTTCGAACCTTTATGCAGCCGAAAGGCGATGGTCAGATGTGCATAAACTTAGGAGAACTATGCTTAAAGAAGGGGTAAAGAAAGTCCCCGGGCATAGTCTCGTTGAGTTGGGTAATCG includes the following:
- the LOC107764025 gene encoding pentatricopeptide repeat-containing protein At4g21065-like: MNDMQSHNISGESTKRYILKKCIALLLSCASSTYKFKQVHAFSIRRGIPLSSPEMGKYLIFSLVSLSGPMRYAQKIFYQIQFPNIFTWNTMIRGYAESENPYPAIEIHNEMCVNSVAPDTHTYPFVLKAIAKVIDVREGEKVHCVTIRNGFESLVFVQNSLVHFYGAIGQAENAHKVFEEMSDKNLVAWNSVINGYALNSRPNETLTLYRRMAFEGVKPDGFTLVSLLTASAELGALALGRRAHVFMLKVGLDKNLHAANALLDLYAKCGNVKEAEQIFDELEEDSVVSWTSLIVGLAVNGFGERALELFKEMERKGFVPTEITFVGVLYACSHCGLVDKGFAYFERMQKEFGIKPKIEHYGCMVDLLGRAGLVEKAYKYITDMPLQPNAVIWRTLLGACSIHGHLALAEMTRNHLKLLEPKHSGDYVLLSNLYAAERRWSDVHKLRRTMLKEGVKKVPGHSLVELGNRVHEFVMGDRTHPKTEAIYAMLAEMTRLLRLEGYVPHTSNVLADIEEEEKETALAYHSEKIAIAFMLISTPPGTSIRIVKNLRVCADCHLAIKLISKVYDREIVVRDRSRFHHFNNGSCSCKDYW